A window of Laspinema palackyanum D2c genomic DNA:
AATATCTCCTAATAAGGTATTAATTTTATCGGCACTTTGGCGAGAGCGATCAGCGAGTTTGCGAATTTCTGTAGCAATCACGGAAAAACCCTTTCCGCGATCGCCTGCGCGGACTGCCTCCACTGCGGCATTGAGGGCTAACATATTGGTTTGATCGGCCAAACTCCCGACTAGGGAGGCGATCGTCCCAATCTGACGCGCCCCTTCGTGGAGATGGTCAATTTGGAGGGCGATCGCTTCTACATTCTCTTTGAGGGTCGTCATTCCCTCCAGGGTGCGATCGACCGACTGCCTTCCTCCCGTGGCGATCGTTTGCGCTTCTTGAACCCCAAAATTCGCCGTCGCACAGGCATCGGCAACTTGTCGTGAAGATGCCTTTAATTCATTCATTTGCTGTAACGCCTCCTCGACTGCCTCCCGTTGACGTTGTTCGGTTTGCAATGCAGCAGTTTTTGCCTGTAATAAAGCTGATTTTTCCTGGATTTGTTGTTCCAACTCATCGGTTTGCACGATCGCTTTATCGGTCAGAGGACGGAGCAATATCACCATCCCTCCCGTTCCCAACAGCGTCAGAATGGCAATGGCAATACTCGTATCGAGGATCTGTTTCTGGACAGGTTGGTAGAGTTCCTGACGATCCATTTTTACCGCTAATCCCCAATCGGCGATGGCGATCGGATTAAAAGCAATCACTTCGGGAATAGTGCTCATACTGTCAGATTGCATTAATCCCGCTTCTCCCGCTACCGACCTTTCAATGGCATTTTCCACCGTCCTAGAGATGCGATTATCGTTATTTCTCTGTTCAAAAAAAAGTTCGACTCTTCCATCGGTAACCCTTCCTAAAATAATCTCCCCCGTTTCTCCCAACCCTGAATGATTTTGAACGATTCTTTCTAATCGAGGGACTTTGAACAACACCAAATCTCTACCGAGCACTTGGGCAGTCTCGTTGTTAATCAGCGTTCCTACAATTAAATAGGAAATTCCGGCGATCTCGACTGGACCTATAAACACCGATTGGTTCCCTTCCGATGGCATGATTTGCCAAAATTCCTCGGGAATGGCTAATCCAATCTGAGTCACGGGTTGTCCATTTCCATCGAAGCGGATGATCCCTTCAATCTCCTCTGATTGATTGAGGGCATCGTTTAAAATATCTGTAGAAACCCGCACTAATTCATTTCGTTGAACTTGCCCTTGATTAAACGCCGCTAACTGATTCCGCGCCCGGGTGCGACTGGCAATCTGGCCGCCAATATCCTGAGTTCTTAAGAGGAATTCTTCGATCGCCAGGGTGCGAGTTTGCGCCGCAAATTCCAAATTGCGTTCCTCTGCTTGTTTGAGTCGTTGCGACAGGGGCATAATACTGGCGATCGCCACACTCGCACCAATCGCTATTGCTCCCAAGGCCGAATAAATCAGCAATCTGCTCTGTAACTGCAAAGCAGAGTTTTGCTTGACTGGATCAGTCTTCGCCATTGTCACCCCCTGCTCTAAGTTCTCTGCGAAGTAGATGGACATCAGTAACTTAACTCCCACCGAACTTCGGTGTTTTTCTCCACTATTTTATCATCAAAAATTTAGTTTTTTGGGATGCGGAATTAATCGAAAAATCGGGTCACTCCCTCTAGGATAAGCATCTTAATCCACAATCCGTGCTATCCCCGAACCCCAACTTACGCCAAATGTTAAAGGGGCCAGGGAGGGCAATCCCCAGACCCCTTTGTAAAATATATGCGTTAGTTCAGTAAATTTAACCCGATTGACTAAAGTGGTCCGTGTAAACACCTATTTTTTGGGAAAATCTTCAGGATAATTAAAACATGATAGGGGACGGACCTTGGTTATTTGAGTTGGAGTCTCTGCTTTTAATAGCCAGACTTTTCCCGGGGGGCTTTTGCTGGATTGGGTTTTTAAAATCGACAAGCTGACTCAGGAATAATCGGGCATACTTTCTGACGAATCGGATTCCTCCGCGCTTCTATTTGAGTTAAATTAGGGAGAGGCTGTAAGGGAGTCAAGTCGGAAATATCATTGCTGCTTAAGTTAACTTCGGTTAAACGATTCAGAGCAGATAGAGGGGTAATATCCGAGATTTGATTGACACTCAGGAACAGGGTGGTTAAGTTGGTTAAAGTCTCCAAAGGAGTGATATCAGAGATTTGATTTCCACTTAAGAATAAAATCTTTAAATTGGTGAGAGAACTGAGGGGACTGAGATTAGAGAACGCATTGCTACTCAGAAATAGTTCCGATAGGTTGGTCAGGGAAGTTAGGGGAGTACCATCGGCAATTTGATTAAAGTCTAAAGACAGTCTCCTTAATTGCTGTAATGACCTTAACGAATTGATGTCGGAAATTTGATTCCGTCCTAGAAATAGGGTGTCAAGTTGGGTTAAAGACTGCAAGGGGGTGAGGTTTGTAATCTGATTGTCATACAAATCTAGGGTTAACAATTGGGTTAAGGAGGAAAGGGGGCGGAGATCGGAAATTTGATTGTCACTTAAATAAAGATAAGTGAGTTGTG
This region includes:
- a CDS encoding methyl-accepting chemotaxis protein, producing the protein MSIYFAENLEQGVTMAKTDPVKQNSALQLQSRLLIYSALGAIAIGASVAIASIMPLSQRLKQAEERNLEFAAQTRTLAIEEFLLRTQDIGGQIASRTRARNQLAAFNQGQVQRNELVRVSTDILNDALNQSEEIEGIIRFDGNGQPVTQIGLAIPEEFWQIMPSEGNQSVFIGPVEIAGISYLIVGTLINNETAQVLGRDLVLFKVPRLERIVQNHSGLGETGEIILGRVTDGRVELFFEQRNNDNRISRTVENAIERSVAGEAGLMQSDSMSTIPEVIAFNPIAIADWGLAVKMDRQELYQPVQKQILDTSIAIAILTLLGTGGMVILLRPLTDKAIVQTDELEQQIQEKSALLQAKTAALQTEQRQREAVEEALQQMNELKASSRQVADACATANFGVQEAQTIATGGRQSVDRTLEGMTTLKENVEAIALQIDHLHEGARQIGTIASLVGSLADQTNMLALNAAVEAVRAGDRGKGFSVIATEIRKLADRSRQSADKINTLLGDIQSSVVATSKATQEGTKTVQVNFEIVQETAVSLAGVLNAIDGVTASAQEISLATHEQAVAIQQLVAAIDMIKTSD
- a CDS encoding leucine-rich repeat domain-containing protein, with translation MLKLSLSTGSIPMKFTRSASRLAIACGEARMPRPNRLSSCSDPKHQNGEYPTKSAQGRTVPGEIALVLLLSLTGVIAGRFPAVAQSNRLENYTTFAQWCENRDTLTPEPQKTVDALLAEAGTRECDRASSILSRRQVLPFSNRQISDLRPIASLTQLTLLYLSRNQISDISPLASLTQLTYLYLSDNQISDLRPLSSLTQLLTLDLYDNQITNLTPLQSLTQLDTLFLGRNQISDINSLRSLQQLRRLSLDFNQIADGTPLTSLTNLSELFLSSNAFSNLSPLSSLTNLKILFLSGNQISDITPLETLTNLTTLFLSVNQISDITPLSALNRLTEVNLSSNDISDLTPLQPLPNLTQIEARRNPIRQKVCPIIPESACRF